The DNA segment CCCCAGCGCCCGCAGCAGAAGCGAACCCCGCAGCGCGAGGGCGGCCGGCGCGACAACGGCCGTCGCGACAACGGCCGTCGCGAGAAGGCGCCGTCGGGGTCGATGGCCCAGGCGCTGCGCGACGCCGGTTTCGGCCGGTAGCGCCGCCGCGGGCTAGCGCCGAGCGAGCGCCCTCGTCGACGCCGGTCTGCGGCGCACCCGCTGCGGCCACCAGAACCACGGGCCCAGCAGCGCCGCGATCGAGGGCGTCATGAACGCGCGGATCACCAGGGTGTCGAACAGCAGGCCAAGGCCGATCGTCGTACCGATCTGGGCGGCGACGGTCAGTTCGCTGACGACCATCGACATCATCGTGAACGCGAACACCAGACCGGCGGCGGTCACCACCGAACCGGTGCCGCCCATCGCGCGGATGATCCCGGTGTTGATGCCCGCGGGGAGTTCCTCTTTGAGGCGCGCCACCAGGAGCAGGTTGTAATCGGCGCCGACGGCCAGCAGGATGATGACGGCCATCGCCATCACCATGAAGTGCAGCTCGATACCGAACAGGTGCTGCCACACCAACACCGACAACCCGAACGACGCACCGAGCGACAGGACCACGGTGCCCACGATCACCGCCGCGGCCACCAGAGCCCGGGTCAGGATCAGCATGATGATGAAAATCAGTGACAGCGCGGCAATCCCGGCGATCAGCAGATCCCAGTCGTTGCCTTCCTGCATGTCCTTGAACGCCGCCGCGGTACCGCCGATGTAGATTCGCGAACCCTCCAGCGGCGTGCCCTTGATGGCCTCCTTGGTGGCGGTCTTGATGGCGTCGATGCGGTCGATGCCCTCCACCGTCAGGGGGTCACCCTCGTGGGAGATGATGAACCGGACCGCTTTGCCGTTCGGCGAGATGAAGCTCTCCATCCCGCGTTTGAAGTCCGCGTTCTCGAAGATCTCCGGCGGCAGGTAGAACGTGTCGTCGTTCATCGCGTCGTTGAAGGCGTCGGCCATCGCCGTCGAGTCCACATCCATCGCAGCCTGCTGCTCCAACAGGCCCGACTGAGTGGAGTGCATCGACAGGATCGTCGAGCGCGCGTTCTCCAGGGTCTGAATCGTCTGCGGCATCAGCTCGAGCAGCTGCGGCATCAACGCGTCGAGCCGCTCCATGTCCGGGATGATGGCCTGGAAGTCCGCGGTCATGGTGTCGACACCGTCGAGGGCGTCGAATATCGACCGCATCGACCAACACACCGGGATGTTGAAGCAGTGCGGCTCCCAGTAGAAGTAGTTGCGGATAGGCCGGAAGAAGTCGTCGAAGTTGGAGATGCTGTCCCGCAACTCGGCGATCTTGACGGACAGTTCTTTGGACTTGTCGACCAGGTTGTGCGTGGTCGCGCTCATCTCCTGCATCAACCCGATCATCTCGGTCATCGTGTCGATGGACTTCTGTGTCTCGCCGGCTTGCGCCAGCATGGTCTCCGTCATCTCCTGCAGATACGGCCGGGTCATCGTCTGCATCACCCCGCCGAGGCTCATCTGCGCCGGGATCGTGGTGTTCTCCAGCGGCTTGCCCTGGGGCCGGGTGATCGCCTGGACGCTGCCGACGCCCTCCACGCGAAAGACCGCCTTCGCGATCTTGTCGATGACCAGGAAGTCGGCCGGGTTGCGCAGATCGCGGTCGGTCTCCACGAGCAGCAGTTCCGGGTTCATCCGGGCGACGGAGAAGTGCCGCTCGGCGGCCGCGAAACCCTCCATCGCGGGCAGGTCGTCGGGCAGATAGTTGCGGTCGTTGTAGTTGGTCTTGTAGCCGGGCAGGGTGAGCAGTCCGATCAGCGACGCCGCGATCGTCAGCAGCAGGATGGGCCCTGGCCAGCGGACCACCGCGGTGCCGAGGCGGCGCCAGCCGCGAATCCGCATCGCGCGCTTGGGTTCCAGTAGGCCGAACCGGGTCGCCACGGTGATCATCGCCGGCCCCAGCGTGAGTGCGACCAGCACGGCGACCGTCATGCCTACGGCCAACGGGATGCCCAGCGACTGGAAGTAGGGCAGCCGGGTGAAGCTCAGGCAGAACGTCGCGCCGGCGATCGTCATACCGGAGCCGAGGACCACGTGCGCGGTGCCACCGAACATCGTGTAGTACGCCGACTCCCGGTCTTCGCCGGCGCTGCGCGCTTCCTGATAGCGGCCGATCAGGAAGATCGCGTAGTCGGTGGCCGCCGCAATCGCCAGCGCGACCAGCAGTGTGGTCGCGAACGTCGACAAGCCGATCAGGTCGTGGTAGCCGAGGAATGCGACCACGCCGCGCGCCGAGGTCAACCCGAGCAGCACCATGCCCAGGACCAGCAGCACCGTGGCGATCGACCGGTAGACGATCAGCAGCACCACGATGATGACGGCGAACGTCACCATCTCGATGACCCGCACACTGCGGTCGCCGGCGATCTGCTGGTCGGCGGCCAGCGCGGAGCCGCCGGTGACGTACACCTTGACCCCGGGCGGGGGAGACAGGCCGGTCACGACGTCCTGTACGGCCTTCACCGATTCGTTGGCCAGCGCCTCTCCCTGGTTGCCGGCGAGGTAGAGCTGGACGTAGGCGGACTTGCCGTCGGTGCTCAGGGCACCCGCTTCGGTCAGCGGGTCGCCCCAGAAGTCCTGGATGTGTTCGACGTGCCTGGTGTCGGCCTCGAGCCGGTCGACCATGTCGTTGTAGAAGCGGTGGGCCTCGTCGCCCAGCCGTTCCTCGCCCTCCAGCACGATCATGACCGAGCTGTCGGATTCGAACTCCTCGAAGACCTCGCCGGCGCGGGTCATCGCGATCACCGACGGAGCTTCTTCGGGCGCCATCGACACCGACCGCATCTGGCTGACGACCTCGAGCTGCGGAACGGTGAGCGACAGCACCGCCACCAGCAGAATCCAGCCGAGGATGATCGGGACCGCGAACCGCCGGATCCATTTCGCCGGGCCCGTGCGCGGCGCGGCCTTCGGCGTGGGGTCTGACGGGGGACCGAGGCGGCGCCCAGCCTCAACGTGCGAGTTGGGCAACTTCTGGCAATCCTCCGTGCGACGTGGTGTCGCCCATGTTGATAGCAGATCGCGAACGATTTCAGTGGCCTCCCTCCGCGGCGGGCGGGGCGGCCACTGTGGGATGTCCCACGAATCCACCGCGGGGTATCCGGGAACACTGGTGTCACCGGTCCGCCCCTCGCCCCGGCGCCCGGTACGGTCGGGACGGACTGAAAGGATCTCTTCTGATGGCCACCCCGCACGGCGGCTCGCGTCTCGGTACCCGGTTCGGCCCGTACGAACTCCGGTCCCTGATCGGAGTCGGCGGGATGGGCGAGGTGTACCGCGCCTACGACACGGTCAAGGGCCGCATGGTCGCGCTGAAACTGCTGCGCGCGGAGATGGCCGCCGATCCGGGCTTCCAGGAACGCTTCCGCCGC comes from the Mycolicibacterium litorale genome and includes:
- a CDS encoding MMPL/RND family transporter, which translates into the protein MPNSHVEAGRRLGPPSDPTPKAAPRTGPAKWIRRFAVPIILGWILLVAVLSLTVPQLEVVSQMRSVSMAPEEAPSVIAMTRAGEVFEEFESDSSVMIVLEGEERLGDEAHRFYNDMVDRLEADTRHVEHIQDFWGDPLTEAGALSTDGKSAYVQLYLAGNQGEALANESVKAVQDVVTGLSPPPGVKVYVTGGSALAADQQIAGDRSVRVIEMVTFAVIIVVLLIVYRSIATVLLVLGMVLLGLTSARGVVAFLGYHDLIGLSTFATTLLVALAIAAATDYAIFLIGRYQEARSAGEDRESAYYTMFGGTAHVVLGSGMTIAGATFCLSFTRLPYFQSLGIPLAVGMTVAVLVALTLGPAMITVATRFGLLEPKRAMRIRGWRRLGTAVVRWPGPILLLTIAASLIGLLTLPGYKTNYNDRNYLPDDLPAMEGFAAAERHFSVARMNPELLLVETDRDLRNPADFLVIDKIAKAVFRVEGVGSVQAITRPQGKPLENTTIPAQMSLGGVMQTMTRPYLQEMTETMLAQAGETQKSIDTMTEMIGLMQEMSATTHNLVDKSKELSVKIAELRDSISNFDDFFRPIRNYFYWEPHCFNIPVCWSMRSIFDALDGVDTMTADFQAIIPDMERLDALMPQLLELMPQTIQTLENARSTILSMHSTQSGLLEQQAAMDVDSTAMADAFNDAMNDDTFYLPPEIFENADFKRGMESFISPNGKAVRFIISHEGDPLTVEGIDRIDAIKTATKEAIKGTPLEGSRIYIGGTAAAFKDMQEGNDWDLLIAGIAALSLIFIIMLILTRALVAAAVIVGTVVLSLGASFGLSVLVWQHLFGIELHFMVMAMAVIILLAVGADYNLLLVARLKEELPAGINTGIIRAMGGTGSVVTAAGLVFAFTMMSMVVSELTVAAQIGTTIGLGLLFDTLVIRAFMTPSIAALLGPWFWWPQRVRRRPASTRALARR